A window of Gemmatimonadaceae bacterium contains these coding sequences:
- a CDS encoding S9 family peptidase has translation MKTIANPRVSPDGGRVVYTINDAVMTADKSEYVTQIWLASTDGRENFQITFAEKSSTNPKWSPDGQLIAFTSSRKDNKNNLYVLRVAGGEAEQLTDLKSSVTDFAWSPDGRWLAYASPDAKTDDEEKNDKAKNDFRWVDENIKFARLYVIPAAKDANGKREARKLTNENQHISGFNWSPDGRKIVFSRVKSPVANDWPSADVAVVEVATARVTPFAATQAAESSPSYSPDGKWIAMVVSDLPVRWAGTGHITVFPSAGGAPKNMPIGHDGQPNIIGWAADSRKIYFSESKGTGTALYTADVVAGTITPIKTADVLMSGININRNSIMLGMVMQTSARPPEAFVSRIGDATPTQVSKANTELARMPVGRTEVVRWKSTDGRDIEGLLTYPVGYTAGTKVPLLVNIHGGPAGVFQNSYIGGRSAYPLASFAARGFAVLRPNPRGSSGYGVEFRYANIKDWGGGDYEDIMTGVDKVVAMGVADPERLGVMGWSYGGYMTSTIVTKTKRFKAASAGAAVTNLMSFTGTADIPGFIPDYFGGEFWDNPDSYRKHSAMFNIKGVTTPTLIQHGDADVRVPISQGYELYNALKSQGVPTRMLVLPRQPHGPNEPRMHVALMQSNLDWFDKYLRPGTRQIAR, from the coding sequence ATGAAAACGATCGCAAATCCGCGCGTTTCACCGGACGGCGGCCGCGTTGTCTACACCATCAACGATGCAGTAATGACCGCCGACAAGAGCGAGTATGTCACACAGATCTGGCTCGCATCGACCGACGGCCGCGAGAATTTTCAGATTACGTTCGCCGAAAAATCATCCACGAACCCGAAGTGGTCGCCGGATGGTCAGCTGATCGCGTTCACCTCCAGTCGCAAGGACAATAAGAACAACCTTTACGTCCTGCGCGTTGCCGGAGGTGAGGCCGAGCAGCTCACTGACTTGAAATCGTCCGTGACCGACTTCGCATGGTCGCCCGACGGACGCTGGCTTGCGTATGCTTCGCCCGACGCCAAGACCGATGACGAAGAAAAGAACGACAAAGCGAAGAACGATTTTCGCTGGGTCGATGAGAATATCAAGTTCGCCCGCCTCTACGTCATCCCCGCTGCGAAGGACGCGAACGGTAAGCGCGAAGCACGCAAGCTGACGAATGAAAACCAACACATTAGCGGTTTCAATTGGTCGCCCGATGGCAGAAAAATCGTTTTCAGCCGGGTGAAATCGCCGGTGGCGAACGATTGGCCTTCGGCTGACGTAGCCGTCGTCGAGGTTGCAACGGCCAGGGTTACCCCATTCGCCGCAACGCAGGCCGCGGAAAGTTCGCCCAGTTATTCGCCGGACGGAAAATGGATCGCGATGGTAGTCAGCGATCTCCCGGTCCGCTGGGCGGGAACTGGGCACATCACGGTTTTTCCGTCAGCCGGCGGAGCGCCGAAGAACATGCCGATCGGGCATGACGGTCAGCCGAACATCATAGGCTGGGCGGCCGACAGCCGGAAGATCTATTTCAGCGAGTCGAAGGGCACCGGCACCGCGCTATACACAGCCGACGTCGTTGCGGGCACGATCACCCCGATAAAAACCGCCGACGTGCTGATGAGCGGAATAAACATCAATCGAAACTCGATCATGCTCGGCATGGTCATGCAGACCTCCGCACGTCCGCCCGAGGCTTTTGTTTCCAGGATTGGTGACGCGACACCTACCCAGGTGTCGAAGGCAAATACGGAGCTGGCCAGGATGCCGGTCGGCCGGACCGAAGTCGTACGCTGGAAAAGCACCGACGGCCGCGATATCGAAGGTCTGCTTACTTATCCGGTTGGGTACACCGCGGGGACCAAAGTGCCGTTGCTCGTCAATATTCACGGCGGTCCGGCCGGAGTCTTCCAGAACAGCTATATCGGCGGGCGCAGTGCCTACCCGCTCGCTTCGTTTGCGGCACGCGGGTTTGCCGTGCTTCGCCCTAATCCGCGTGGCTCGAGCGGGTACGGGGTCGAGTTTCGCTACGCGAACATCAAGGATTGGGGCGGTGGCGATTACGAGGATATCATGACTGGCGTCGACAAAGTCGTCGCGATGGGCGTGGCTGATCCCGAGCGCCTGGGCGTGATGGGTTGGAGCTACGGGGGCTACATGACCTCCACAATCGTCACGAAAACGAAGCGCTTCAAGGCTGCGTCGGCAGGAGCTGCGGTCACGAACCTGATGAGCTTTACGGGAACGGCAGATATTCCAGGATTCATTCCCGATTATTTCGGCGGCGAATTCTGGGACAATCCGGACAGTTACCGCAAGCATTCGGCAATGTTCAATATCAAAGGCGTCACGACGCCTACCCTTATTCAGCACGGCGACGCCGACGTCCGCGTTCCTATTTCACAGGGATATGAGCTTTACAACGCTTTGAAAAGTCAGGGCGTCCCGACGCGGATGCTCGTCCTGCCACGCCAGCCACACGGCCCGAACGAGCCTAGGATGCACGTAGCGTTGATGCAGAGCAATCTCGATTGGTTTGATAAATACCTGCGACCCGGGACAAGGCAGATAGCGCGGTAA
- a CDS encoding DMT family transporter: MTESAAPAVAAKPSERPHAQARDNLRGVTAMIFAVGALSLMDACLKVLAPHYSPFQVASLRGLSAFPFIAIWVGMRGGYRQLLHVRFGLHAIRGGLGILMLATFAFALRSLPLTEAYAIFFVAPLLITILAVVILKEQVDWTRWAAIAIGFLGVLIVLRPTGAGAMTIPGLAILGCAVAYAFTAITVRILGRTDTTESMMFWLTLTVGVGAGLIALPEWRPIRPEHWLVIAGIAVTGSIGQFAITEAFRLGESSLIAPFEYTALAWGVGLDWFVWQTLPMPVTILGALVIIASGIYLVRRERVHVEVEHP; the protein is encoded by the coding sequence ATGACTGAAAGCGCAGCGCCTGCAGTGGCCGCAAAGCCGTCAGAACGACCGCACGCACAGGCACGCGATAACCTGAGAGGCGTGACGGCGATGATCTTTGCCGTCGGCGCGCTCTCGTTGATGGACGCCTGCCTGAAAGTCCTCGCGCCACACTACTCGCCATTTCAGGTTGCGTCGCTGCGCGGACTCTCCGCGTTCCCATTTATCGCGATCTGGGTCGGAATGCGCGGCGGTTACAGGCAGCTGCTCCACGTCCGATTTGGATTGCACGCAATTCGCGGCGGCCTCGGCATCTTGATGCTCGCCACCTTCGCGTTTGCGCTGAGATCACTCCCACTCACCGAAGCGTATGCAATCTTTTTCGTCGCCCCTCTCCTGATCACGATTCTCGCAGTGGTGATTCTCAAAGAGCAGGTCGACTGGACGCGCTGGGCTGCGATCGCGATTGGATTTCTGGGCGTGCTCATAGTGCTCCGACCTACCGGTGCGGGCGCGATGACAATTCCCGGCCTCGCCATCCTTGGCTGTGCCGTCGCCTACGCCTTCACCGCGATCACCGTCCGCATACTCGGCCGCACCGACACCACCGAGAGCATGATGTTCTGGCTGACGCTGACCGTTGGCGTTGGAGCGGGCCTCATCGCGCTGCCGGAGTGGCGGCCGATAAGACCGGAACACTGGCTGGTGATTGCCGGGATCGCTGTCACCGGATCGATCGGCCAGTTCGCGATAACCGAGGCGTTTCGACTCGGGGAGTCATCGTTGATCGCACCGTTCGAGTACACCGCGCTGGCGTGGGGAGTCGGACTGGACTGGTTCGTATGGCAGACCCTTCCCATGCCCGTCACGATTCTCGGAGCGTTGGTGATTATCGCCAGCGGCATTTATCTCGTGCGGCGCGAGCGCGTTCATGTAGAGGTCGAGCACCCCTAG
- a CDS encoding phosphotransferase, whose amino-acid sequence MIDRHTVAEIIGVQFPELRPVQASYLGEGYDSTAFEVNGQLVFRFPKRADVEAQLTIETAILPRLGERTPVPVPAFSFHGKPSPDFPRHFVGYPKLPGIPGIDLELDRLQLLELAPILGEFLSFVHSFPIDDATQCGVPRYAPEALLNEVRDEAAGDLHVVKHVGVDALEEQLRTLFKTRVGAHDMDRVTSTLVHRDLAAEHILLDSGTRQVTGIIDWSEISISDPAIDFAGMFHWGGLDFTNVVLSHYRVPVDDGLRERARLLAAAKCIGDIVFGLETHRQEYIDSAVRALGHCVAPQGRM is encoded by the coding sequence GTGATCGATCGACATACTGTCGCTGAAATAATCGGCGTACAGTTCCCCGAGCTCCGTCCCGTACAAGCGAGCTACCTCGGCGAAGGCTACGACAGCACTGCATTCGAGGTGAATGGACAGCTCGTGTTTCGATTTCCAAAGCGGGCAGACGTCGAGGCTCAGCTCACCATCGAAACCGCGATTCTTCCTCGTCTCGGTGAACGAACGCCGGTTCCGGTTCCAGCGTTCTCATTTCACGGCAAGCCATCTCCGGACTTCCCAAGGCATTTCGTCGGCTACCCAAAGCTTCCGGGCATACCGGGCATCGACCTCGAGCTCGATCGGTTGCAATTGCTCGAGCTCGCGCCGATACTCGGCGAATTTCTCTCTTTCGTGCACTCATTCCCAATCGACGATGCGACCCAATGCGGCGTGCCGCGGTATGCCCCCGAGGCGCTGCTCAACGAGGTACGGGACGAAGCCGCGGGTGACCTCCACGTTGTAAAGCACGTCGGAGTCGATGCCCTCGAAGAGCAGCTGCGCACGCTGTTCAAAACTCGCGTTGGGGCGCACGATATGGATCGCGTCACTTCAACGTTGGTGCACCGCGACCTCGCAGCCGAGCACATCCTCCTCGATTCCGGCACGAGACAGGTAACCGGGATCATCGACTGGAGTGAGATCTCCATCAGCGATCCCGCAATCGACTTCGCGGGAATGTTCCACTGGGGCGGACTCGATTTCACGAACGTGGTTCTGTCGCACTATCGCGTTCCCGTTGACGACGGACTCAGGGAGCGCGCGCGGCTCCTCGCCGCAGCCAAATGTATTGGCGACATTGTCTTCGGCCTCGAGACGCATAGGCAGGAATACATTGACTCCGCTGTGCGAGCGCTCGGGCACTGCGTGGCGCCACAGGGAAGGATGTGA
- a CDS encoding isoprenylcysteine carboxylmethyltransferase family protein, with protein sequence MEHETTFRIVLGAGFVAMMVITGYHRIRAGATREPLDRRKEGVFILATLRPIALFLWGGVFAYLINPGWMAWSSLSLPDWLRWTGAVIFVIGLAFLAWTLRSLGTNLTDTVVTRKEHTLVTQGPYRWVRHPFYDAMAMFVLAMGLIAANWFILISGAVVFILLGIRTATEEAHLLNRFGEPYQTYRDNTGRFLPKWRSTTP encoded by the coding sequence ATGGAGCACGAGACAACATTTCGGATCGTCCTCGGCGCAGGCTTCGTCGCAATGATGGTGATCACCGGCTACCATCGCATTCGTGCGGGAGCGACGAGAGAACCACTCGACCGGCGCAAGGAAGGCGTCTTCATCCTGGCGACGTTGCGACCCATCGCTCTCTTTCTCTGGGGAGGAGTGTTCGCCTACCTGATCAATCCGGGCTGGATGGCGTGGTCGTCGCTATCACTTCCCGACTGGCTGCGATGGACCGGCGCAGTGATCTTCGTCATCGGTCTCGCATTTCTGGCGTGGACGCTCCGCAGCCTCGGCACGAATCTCACCGACACCGTTGTCACCCGCAAAGAGCACACGCTCGTCACACAAGGCCCGTACCGATGGGTGCGGCATCCGTTCTACGACGCAATGGCGATGTTCGTTCTAGCGATGGGGCTGATCGCGGCGAACTGGTTCATCCTGATCTCGGGCGCGGTGGTTTTCATTTTGCTCGGCATTCGCACCGCAACTGAAGAAGCACATCTATTGAATCGCTTCGGCGAGCCGTATCAGACCTACAGGGACAATACGGGGCGGTTTCTTCCGAAATGGCGCTCGACCACACCCTAG